One Acanthopagrus latus isolate v.2019 chromosome 12, fAcaLat1.1, whole genome shotgun sequence genomic region harbors:
- the LOC119030241 gene encoding cilia- and flagella-associated protein 251-like, translating into MTPKQWIPPEVVEVDEMQEEGGLEEMIEVTDEEGDGEEVEEEEDEGVDNDEDEGVDNEDEREDVDKNEEDKYITNKYVEDEEDQEEDEDEGEEDEKDEEQKEEREKQGHKEKEDKNRNQNDEEDEDKDEEEEEEDKKSDQDETELVVDREDGEEEVGEEEEEEEWEDAVEKQKYQIDDDDADDDADDDDEEEDAAETEKDKMGKLFKEDDKEIEELENKEVYKEVEKIANRKEKEDEETDKNENGEDEEGGEEDKSVDKEKDDEEEDEIENEVKEEEEKDVDEEGDEEEQEE; encoded by the exons ATGACTCCAAAACAATGGATCCCACCAGAAGTGGTAGAAGTGGATGAGatgcaggaggaaggagggctAGAGGAGATGATTGAAGTCACAGATGAGGAGGGGGAtggggaggaggtggaagaggaggaagatgaaggagtAGACAATGATGAGGATGAAGGAGTAGATAATGAGGACGAGAGGGAAGATGTTGATAAGAATGAAGAAGACAAATACATTACCAATAAGTATGTGGAGGATGAAGAAGATCAAGAGGAGGACGAAGATGAAGGa gaggaggatgagaaggatGAAgaacaaaaggaggagagggaaaaacaaggacacaaggagaaggaggacaaaaacagaaaccaaaatgatgaggaggatgaagataaagatgaagaggaggaagaagaagacaaaaaatcAGACCAGGATGAGACAGAACTTGTAGTAGACAGGGAGGATGGGGAAGAAGAAgtaggggaggaggaggaggaagaggagtgggAAGACGCggtagaaaaacagaaataccaaattgatgatgatgatgctgatgatgatgctgatgatgatgatgaagaggaggatgcagcagaaacagaaaaagacaagatgGGCAAACTATTTAAGGAGGATGACAAAGAAATTGAGGAGTTGGAGAATAAGGAAGTGTATAAGGAAGTGGAAAAAATagcaaacagaaaggaaaaggaggatgaagaaacagacaaaaatgaaaatggagaagatgaggagggtggggaggaAGACAAAAGTGTAGACAAGgaaaaagatgatgaagaggaggatgagataGAGAatgaggtgaaggaggaggaggaaaaagatgtAGACGAGGAGGgggacgaggaggagcaggaggag